The Formosa sp. Hel1_33_131 genome window below encodes:
- a CDS encoding zinc-dependent metalloprotease has translation MKTNYTTRLSILLFFIFSLNSFAQKDRSFWIQTSKENTSKKELKLRKTNPEKAQYFNLNIDALKNHLTDAPQRNSTENTSEKLVDFPTANDSFETFSVMEASVLEKPLQDKYPNIKTYVGKSISNPSNTIRFSITAQGLHSMSFKAGSGTEFIDPYTKDSEAYIVYSKKDLPVLDEPWICEFDDDTATNTQQRNAANMSYFNANDGMMRDFRLALACTVEYAQFQWTAAGLLASDTEANKKAAVLAAMVVTINRNNFIYERDLSVTMTIVANNESVIFIDSDNFSNSSAGALISESQTVIDANIGSANYDIGHTFSTGGGGLASLNSPCTGSKARGITGSPNPVGDPYDVDYVAHEIGHQFGAPHTFNGNSGNCAGNRTASNAYEPGSGSTIMAYAGICAPQNIQSNSDAYFHQKSLQMMWDNISTGNSNCATQTATGNAAPTSNAGNDYNIPASTPYKLTGTSTDTDGITTHTYTWEQYDLGPSGLPVESNTSGPLVRSYEGTNDTSRYIPRMSDILANGGVSTEWEKLASVNRDLNFKLTVRDNDISGGQTATAQMTATVVSAAGPFVVTSQNVNGQSLVAGATETITWSVAGTTANGVNEANVDILLSTDGLNYDTVLAANVPNDGSHNITVPNVASDSCRIMVAASDNIFFNINTQNITIGLQESCNTYASETSLNLAIPDGIAANAPGEPLVVGVNVTEVATISDVNFNIDISHDYLDDLVIVVQHPDGTQAVVYNRNCGSEIDLDITFDDEASTAIACANPTIGTYKSNLNSLSNFNGKDTAGVWYIAVLDYYSGDPGILNDYTLEICSSSPLSIEENKLSDLRVFPNPNNGSFTVGFDPKSGQNISVQVYDIRGRLMYTNTYNSVNRFEEVINLNNAQSGVYLLQISDGSQKVTKKIIVN, from the coding sequence ATGAAAACAAATTACACAACTCGTTTGTCGATCCTTTTATTTTTTATCTTTTCATTAAATTCATTTGCGCAAAAAGATCGTTCATTTTGGATTCAGACTTCAAAAGAAAACACTTCTAAAAAGGAACTTAAACTCCGAAAAACCAATCCTGAAAAAGCACAGTATTTCAATTTAAATATTGATGCATTAAAGAACCATTTAACAGATGCTCCACAAAGAAATAGCACGGAAAATACCTCCGAAAAGCTTGTGGACTTTCCAACTGCAAATGATTCTTTCGAAACTTTTAGTGTTATGGAAGCTTCTGTTTTAGAGAAGCCGCTACAAGATAAATACCCCAACATAAAAACTTATGTCGGAAAAAGTATTTCAAACCCTTCGAATACCATTCGGTTCAGTATCACAGCACAAGGGCTTCATAGTATGTCTTTCAAAGCGGGTTCTGGCACGGAGTTTATTGACCCATACACCAAAGATTCAGAGGCATATATTGTTTATTCTAAAAAAGATTTACCTGTTTTGGATGAACCATGGATTTGTGAATTTGATGATGATACAGCAACAAATACACAACAGCGAAATGCAGCTAATATGAGTTACTTCAATGCGAATGATGGGATGATGCGTGATTTTAGATTGGCATTGGCCTGTACTGTTGAATACGCTCAATTTCAATGGACTGCTGCCGGATTATTGGCATCAGACACTGAAGCTAACAAAAAAGCGGCCGTACTGGCGGCTATGGTAGTTACCATTAACAGAAATAATTTTATTTACGAAAGAGATTTATCAGTCACCATGACCATTGTTGCCAATAACGAAAGTGTTATTTTCATTGATTCAGATAATTTTTCAAATAGCAGTGCTGGTGCATTAATAAGTGAAAGTCAAACCGTAATTGATGCTAACATAGGTTCTGCTAACTATGACATTGGCCACACCTTTTCTACAGGTGGTGGTGGTCTGGCCTCTCTGAACTCTCCTTGTACTGGATCCAAAGCAAGAGGAATTACTGGATCTCCGAACCCTGTTGGAGATCCTTATGATGTGGATTATGTCGCTCATGAAATTGGACATCAATTTGGTGCGCCGCACACATTCAATGGAAATTCTGGTAACTGTGCAGGAAACAGAACAGCTTCTAATGCTTATGAACCAGGAAGTGGATCAACAATTATGGCTTATGCTGGGATTTGCGCACCGCAAAATATTCAATCCAATAGCGATGCTTATTTTCATCAAAAAAGTTTGCAAATGATGTGGGATAATATCTCTACTGGAAATAGCAACTGTGCGACACAAACGGCTACAGGAAATGCTGCACCAACGTCTAATGCTGGTAACGATTACAACATTCCTGCCTCTACTCCTTACAAATTAACGGGTACTTCGACGGATACGGACGGAATTACAACACACACCTACACTTGGGAACAATACGACTTAGGTCCTTCTGGTTTGCCTGTAGAATCAAACACCTCTGGACCACTGGTTCGCTCATATGAAGGGACAAACGACACAAGCAGATACATTCCAAGAATGTCAGACATCCTTGCAAATGGAGGCGTATCTACTGAGTGGGAAAAATTGGCTTCTGTAAATCGTGACCTAAATTTTAAACTCACCGTCAGAGATAATGACATCAGTGGAGGGCAGACAGCAACAGCCCAGATGACCGCTACGGTAGTCTCAGCTGCTGGCCCATTTGTGGTGACCTCTCAAAATGTCAATGGTCAATCTTTGGTCGCTGGTGCAACAGAAACAATCACATGGAGTGTAGCTGGCACTACAGCAAATGGAGTAAATGAAGCCAATGTGGATATTTTATTATCTACAGACGGACTCAACTACGATACCGTTTTGGCGGCTAATGTCCCAAACGATGGAAGTCATAACATTACTGTTCCAAATGTGGCTTCAGATAGCTGCCGCATAATGGTAGCAGCATCTGATAATATTTTCTTTAACATCAACACGCAAAACATCACTATTGGCCTACAAGAAAGCTGTAATACCTACGCTTCTGAGACCTCTTTAAACTTAGCCATACCAGATGGCATAGCTGCTAATGCTCCTGGCGAACCTCTTGTTGTGGGTGTAAATGTTACTGAAGTTGCTACAATTTCAGATGTAAACTTTAATATTGACATTTCACACGATTACTTAGACGATCTTGTTATAGTTGTACAACATCCAGATGGAACACAGGCAGTTGTGTACAATAGAAATTGTGGAAGCGAAATAGATTTAGATATTACTTTTGATGATGAGGCATCAACAGCAATAGCATGTGCAAATCCTACAATTGGCACTTATAAGTCAAATTTAAATTCTTTATCTAATTTTAATGGGAAAGACACTGCTGGAGTCTGGTACATTGCTGTTTTAGACTATTACAGTGGAGATCCCGGAATCTTAAACGATTATACTTTAGAAATTTGTTCATCTTCACCTTTATCAATAGAAGAAAATAAACTGAGTGATTTACGTGTTTTTCC